A window of Raineyella sp. W15-4 contains these coding sequences:
- a CDS encoding antibiotic biosynthesis monooxygenase, whose amino-acid sequence MSHPTPEPAAITRIATRYAKPGHEHEYEEMAREMFSLMRQKPGFLGADLIPPEQPGDPYHVVVRYHDDTGFAAWDASPERAGILDRMHAVALGEPVHRRLSGLEAWFEPAVVPASMNPPKHRMALVTWVGIWPTATFFIWLLSTLPLLPGGLPLLAPVPFLVRTAVITICITVAMTYLVMPRLLTPLFKGWLVAGARKAAAKQQTEARPAGRQPDGGPVVGH is encoded by the coding sequence ATGAGTCACCCCACCCCCGAACCGGCGGCGATCACCCGGATCGCGACCCGCTACGCGAAGCCGGGACACGAACACGAGTACGAGGAGATGGCCCGCGAGATGTTCTCGCTGATGCGGCAGAAGCCGGGCTTCCTCGGTGCCGACCTGATCCCGCCGGAGCAGCCGGGCGATCCGTACCACGTGGTGGTGCGCTACCACGACGACACCGGGTTCGCGGCCTGGGACGCCAGCCCGGAACGGGCCGGGATCCTGGACCGGATGCACGCAGTCGCCCTGGGCGAGCCGGTCCACCGTCGGCTGTCCGGCCTGGAGGCGTGGTTCGAACCGGCGGTGGTGCCGGCGAGCATGAACCCGCCGAAACACCGGATGGCCCTGGTGACCTGGGTCGGGATCTGGCCCACCGCCACCTTCTTCATCTGGCTGCTCAGTACTCTGCCGCTGTTGCCGGGTGGTCTTCCCCTGCTGGCGCCGGTGCCGTTCCTGGTCCGGACCGCCGTGATCACGATCTGCATCACCGTGGCGATGACCTATCTGGTGATGCCGCGCCTGCTGACCCCGTTGTTCAAGGGCTGGCTGGTCGCCGGCGCCCGGAAGGCCGCTGCGAAGCAGCAGACCGAGGCGCGGCCGGCCGGCCGGCAGCCCGACGGTGGGCCGGTGGTCGGGCACTAG
- a CDS encoding sensor histidine kinase produces MHTSPMPGWGMRRADRRLKITMTALIGAVLIADTGLVFFTVGGLSGRSPLEVISLWVFAYASFLIAVWTPRWFLLSTVPSIALSFYWTDYEWTWVLILTGLLTIIALGGRKWVALTCVWAAAWVAATTAVFVPAHRDQFLALILAVVFLATSIGIFARRYFFQREQHAHQVARVQELEQQSYEQELLLLARDIHDSIGHALTRAALQVQRLTGPDPADGGAARERTTPSTATTDLSAVRAALDEAILSMHHIVDVLEDRAPLDRAVASIDVDRELSDLVAVLRSSGRRVSLTGDAAAAAELSPSIQIECIRILQECTTNILRHSPSSARVGMTVQVTEEAVAMDVSNTLRGDDVQPESALGPGGHHGLLNMEARAVRLGGFFHAGVDDGRWLVTVRIPLAGGTDRWRSAAADDRSEHLSGERTV; encoded by the coding sequence ATGCACACGAGCCCGATGCCCGGCTGGGGGATGCGCCGCGCCGACCGGAGACTCAAGATCACCATGACCGCGCTGATCGGGGCCGTTCTCATCGCCGACACCGGACTGGTGTTCTTCACTGTCGGCGGCCTCAGCGGCAGGTCACCTCTGGAGGTCATCAGCCTCTGGGTGTTCGCGTACGCATCCTTCCTCATCGCGGTGTGGACACCCCGATGGTTCCTGCTGTCCACCGTGCCGTCCATCGCACTGAGCTTCTACTGGACGGACTACGAGTGGACCTGGGTACTGATCCTGACCGGCCTGCTGACGATCATCGCACTGGGCGGACGCAAGTGGGTGGCGCTCACCTGTGTGTGGGCGGCAGCATGGGTGGCCGCCACCACAGCGGTGTTCGTCCCGGCGCACCGCGACCAATTCCTGGCGCTCATCCTTGCTGTCGTCTTCCTGGCCACATCGATCGGCATCTTCGCACGACGATATTTCTTCCAACGTGAGCAGCACGCCCACCAGGTGGCACGTGTGCAGGAGCTCGAGCAGCAGTCGTACGAGCAGGAATTGCTGCTCCTCGCCCGGGACATCCACGACTCGATCGGGCACGCCCTGACACGTGCCGCCCTCCAGGTGCAGAGACTCACCGGTCCCGATCCGGCCGATGGAGGTGCCGCACGTGAACGGACCACACCGTCGACCGCGACCACAGACCTTTCGGCCGTGCGCGCGGCTCTGGACGAAGCCATCCTGTCGATGCACCACATCGTCGATGTGTTGGAGGACCGCGCTCCGCTCGACAGGGCCGTCGCATCGATCGATGTCGACAGGGAGCTGTCGGACCTGGTCGCGGTACTGCGCAGCAGCGGACGCCGGGTCAGCCTCACCGGCGACGCCGCTGCGGCCGCTGAGCTGTCACCCTCGATCCAGATCGAGTGCATCCGGATCCTCCAGGAGTGCACGACGAACATCCTGCGTCATTCACCCTCGTCCGCCCGGGTGGGGATGACGGTCCAGGTCACCGAGGAGGCGGTGGCGATGGATGTGTCCAACACCTTGCGGGGGGACGACGTGCAGCCCGAGAGTGCGCTGGGGCCGGGGGGACACCACGGGCTGTTGAACATGGAGGCCCGTGCTGTCCGGTTGGGTGGCTTCTTCCATGCCGGTGTGGACGACGGACGATGGCTGGTGACCGTCCGTATCCCGCTGGCCGGTGGGACCGACAGATGGCGGTCCGCGGCGGCCGACGACAGGTCAGAGCATCTCAGCGGCGAGCGCACCGTCTGA